The nucleotide window TACCTGCTTCAAAACAGTTGAATAAAATATGATCAACAGAAGATATGCCAGCACAGCGGTTGTAAACTGTATATTGAGCATAAAATACGCTCCTGCCAGAGCGGTTGCCATCAGGATTACCGCCCAGACAGTCGCCGTGGACCGTGGCAGTTTATCAGCCGCGATCGGGCGATTACGTTTTTTGGGATGATTGCGGTCTTTTTCGTAGTCGATGACATCATTGATCAGGTAAACAGCCGATGAAGCCAGGCAGAATACGCCGAAAGCCAGAATTGATTTCAGTACCAGGTCGATATTGGTAAATTCGCGGGCGAATATCAGCCCTGCAAAAACGACAAGGTTTTTGGACCATTGGTGAGGTCTCATGGCCTTCAGCAGGTACTTGATCATGGGTTAAATATTAGCTATCGGGATTCGAAAGGCAAGCTGTTTTCTATTTTCGGAAGGAAATCGGAGAGGAAGTTTTGCAGTACCTGTTCCCCTTCCTGTTCGGTTTTTCCCTGGGGCAAAAAGAGCGTGAGTCGTATAAAGGCGGCATCAGTCGGTCTCATCAACAGAGCATTTTTGAACAGGTCAAATTTGAGAGCGAACTCGTTGGTGATTATCCCTGACCGGGTTTCAAACCAGTAGTACATCAACTGGCGCACGTTGCGAGCCCCGATAATTAAGCGATTGACCGGCAAACTGCGCCCGTTGATTTCGAGTGTGGTGACCGTATGGCTCATGATGCCCCATCCTCCGCCGGGCAGGCAGTGACGCGGGCTGTGAATCTGGGCGCCATATTTCTGATCCTCGAAATATCCGATGAATAACCCGGGCTGGCTGTTGTCCAGTTGCGGATGAGTGTAGCTCCGCATTGTGGTCGATGTGGCCTGCAGGACCTGGTAAGTCACCTCGGAAAATATATGTTCCTCGCCCTGCCAATCTTTGTATTCGAGCGGGAGCTGTTCAAAATCAGCCGGACGGTCAGGAGTGACCGTAGTATAACGCAAAATGTAGGATAATCCGCCGAAAACCACCAGCAGTGCGACAGTGATCAGGAACGGAGTTTTTTGAATTCCGGTTTTTCCCATTTGAGAATAGCTCCCAGAGCAAAGAGTAAAATCAGTGAAAACACGAACACGATCAATCCGGAGATCTCATGCAATGTACCTTCGGCGAATTTAATTGAAACAGTATGCGCACCCAGGGCGGTGACTGTTACCCGGAAGACATTGCCGGCGATTGCGATCGGGACCGTCGCCAGAAACAGAAAGACCGCTTTAAATTTGTTGTCCTGCGTGAAATAGGCGAACAGCGCGCCCAAAGCCAGAAG belongs to Candidatus Zixiibacteriota bacterium and includes:
- the epsI gene encoding EpsI family protein produces the protein MGKTGIQKTPFLITVALLVVFGGLSYILRYTTVTPDRPADFEQLPLEYKDWQGEEHIFSEVTYQVLQATSTTMRSYTHPQLDNSQPGLFIGYFEDQKYGAQIHSPRHCLPGGGWGIMSHTVTTLEINGRSLPVNRLIIGARNVRQLMYYWFETRSGIITNEFALKFDLFKNALLMRPTDAAFIRLTLFLPQGKTEQEGEQVLQNFLSDFLPKIENSLPFESR
- a CDS encoding decaprenyl-phosphate phosphoribosyltransferase, which translates into the protein MIKYLLKAMRPHQWSKNLVVFAGLIFAREFTNIDLVLKSILAFGVFCLASSAVYLINDVIDYEKDRNHPKKRNRPIAADKLPRSTATVWAVILMATALAGAYFMLNIQFTTAVLAYLLLIIFYSTVLKQV